A genomic segment from Gracilimonas sediminicola encodes:
- the lgt gene encoding prolipoprotein diacylglyceryl transferase — translation MIIALLQNLTWGIDPEIFSIGPIAPRWYGLMFAGAFVSGYFFGVKLWKDGGRKVEEMESILTWVLVGTVIGARLGHVIFYDPSYYLRNLDQVLAIWNGGLASHGAAIGIIVAMYYQSKKAPKMSFWWLADRVVIPTAVGGAFIRTGNFFNSEIYGHATDVSWGVVFTNLPGPAGTIPRHPTMLYEAILCLLVFAVLWYIYKKYKAHPPEGSLFGMFLILLFSGRFFLEYTKIPQANFASDWIFNMGQLLSIPLVLIGLYIVLKRVDWSSYSTSPANP, via the coding sequence ATGATCATCGCATTATTGCAAAACCTGACATGGGGCATCGACCCTGAAATCTTTTCCATTGGCCCTATTGCACCCCGTTGGTACGGGTTGATGTTTGCCGGGGCTTTTGTATCCGGCTATTTCTTTGGGGTGAAATTGTGGAAAGACGGTGGCCGTAAAGTCGAGGAAATGGAAAGTATTCTCACCTGGGTTTTAGTGGGAACCGTGATTGGTGCCCGCCTCGGCCACGTTATTTTTTATGATCCCTCCTATTATCTGCGGAATTTAGATCAGGTGCTGGCTATTTGGAATGGCGGATTGGCAAGCCACGGTGCAGCAATCGGGATTATTGTAGCCATGTATTACCAGAGTAAAAAAGCCCCGAAAATGAGTTTCTGGTGGCTGGCCGACCGGGTTGTAATTCCCACAGCCGTGGGCGGTGCTTTCATCAGAACGGGAAATTTCTTCAATTCTGAAATTTACGGACATGCCACCGATGTCTCCTGGGGTGTTGTTTTCACCAACCTGCCCGGACCTGCCGGTACCATTCCACGCCACCCAACCATGTTGTACGAAGCCATTCTTTGCCTGCTCGTATTTGCGGTACTTTGGTACATCTACAAAAAGTATAAAGCGCATCCACCAGAAGGTTCGTTGTTTGGGATGTTTTTAATCCTGCTGTTCTCCGGTCGGTTCTTCCTGGAGTACACCAAAATTCCACAAGCTAATTTTGCCAGCGATTGGATCTTCAATATGGGGCAGCTGCTCAGCATCCCCCTCGTATTGATTGGTTTATACATCGTGCTTAAAAGAGTGGACTGGAGCAGCTATTCGACGTCTCCGGCAAATCCTTAG
- a CDS encoding protein-L-isoaspartate(D-aspartate) O-methyltransferase, whose amino-acid sequence MQEDRRFVRPRKQLVETLRKKGIEDERVLMAIGKIPRHKLIDTALHTKAYNDTALPIGMGQTISQPFTVAAQTELLNIEKGEKILEIGTGSGYQCMVLCELGADVYSVERHKELYHRAKEALHELGYRAMLKVGDGTLGWSTYAPYDGIVVTAGAPVVPDDLVQQLAIGGRLVIPVGDDTKQMMLRITRVSENEYEREELADFKFVPLIGEKGWGGS is encoded by the coding sequence TTGCAGGAAGATCGCAGATTTGTCCGGCCAAGAAAGCAGTTGGTAGAAACGCTACGCAAAAAAGGTATCGAAGATGAGCGTGTGTTAATGGCTATCGGGAAGATACCCCGGCATAAATTGATTGACACCGCCCTGCACACCAAAGCCTATAACGACACTGCTCTCCCAATCGGGATGGGCCAAACCATCTCTCAGCCCTTCACTGTAGCGGCTCAAACCGAATTGCTCAATATTGAGAAAGGCGAAAAGATTTTAGAGATCGGAACAGGTTCCGGTTACCAGTGTATGGTTTTGTGTGAACTTGGAGCCGATGTTTACAGCGTGGAACGCCACAAAGAGCTCTATCACCGTGCGAAGGAAGCCCTTCACGAATTAGGCTATCGAGCCATGCTGAAAGTGGGAGACGGAACGCTGGGGTGGTCCACCTATGCGCCTTATGATGGTATTGTTGTGACTGCCGGAGCTCCCGTTGTGCCGGACGATTTGGTGCAGCAATTGGCCATTGGCGGCCGGTTAGTAATTCCGGTGGGGGACGACACCAAGCAGATGATGTTGCGCATAACACGGGTTTCCGAAAATGAATATGAGCGTGAAGAACTGGCTGATTTCAAATTTGTACCGCTTATCGGCGAAAAAGGATGGGGTGGCTCGTAG